The window TATACAGGCTGTATTGcgagaaaaaaaaaaaaaaaaaaatatatatatatatatatatatatatatatatatatatatatatataaatatatacatatatatattaatagtGAGAATAAATTCAGTAAATGTATGCATACGAGCattctttaaaaatatgctaaagagaataaatatatagcatatttatttgcgcgtatttattattatatactaCTTATGGAATAACAAAACAATAAAAACTAAAATGTACATAATAAGGATATGTAAATTTATGAAtgaatgaataaatataaataaataaatatatatatatatatataaatattttgatatcataaaatttatatgaggtactaaaaaaaaaaaaactacaaaaaaaataaatactaaatatatatttatatttatatttatattcatatttatatttctcttatgatattttttgtaaaatattatgcacttgtaaatatgtatatacttgttttattcattcattcatccttccttttttttttttttggggTAAGATGctttaaaataatttttacactgcatattattaacataataatatttatggTAATTTTGACAACATGTGTAACATGTTGAATgaaaatgtataaaatgaattaaaataaaatatacatatatatatatatatatatatgtatgtatcATATGAATTAAATTATCCCATTTTAAGAAagattataatattaataataaaaaatataatactGCTTATGCGTGTTACaagtatatttttttaatataaatataccTATGTAAGAACGCCTGAAATCAAactttaaaataaaatacttttgaatataatatatccaAAGTTGAGGTTATAATACTCAAAATAATTTCcttatctttatatatctttaaatattttttaaatttatttataaaaaccatatataaattttttggtatttgataaaaatgatatataacCTTTTCccttaaaattttaaatgtaaaaaCTAATGGTTCAAGTAATCcatcaaaatatttatttaaaagtAACTCATCACAATCATACCAACATTGTCTTGTTGATATCCATGACATTAAACATAAATTACACgtttcttttattttgacacttttacaaaaaatatatgctTTAATTATTTCTCCTAATAAactctttttatttatattatttattttgtgttcattattatatctgTCATAACATTTTGTACCTTCGTTTAACAAATCGTCTAGTTCATTCAAATCAGTAACGTCTCTTAAatttatgtaaaaattCCATTTGTTACTatccttttcttttatattataattcatataatgTCTTATCTTATTACtcattttttcaaattttcttttttcttttgttttttgCTTTTATAgagtatatatatatatatatatatatatattatattatattattttattttattttatttattattattattatttttttttttttttttttttaggtGTGCATGATTTTTGGCTATTTGTATGACCAGGCAAGGAGCTAGCtaaattcatttattaaaagaataacattagaaatatacacatatttatatgtataaatatataaaaagcatacaaaaaaaaaaaaataataataaaaagtaatataataaaataaaatagaaaaaaactaaaaaataagaaagataaaaggaaagaaaaaaatagaaaaaaatagaaaaaacaataaaacaataaacaaagaaaaaaaaagatattttatGTGATAAATGTTGTATGATATACGATTTTcgtaatataaaaatattgttatGTGTAAAGATTTAagttttttaaaagaaatattattgatTAATGtaagtaaaaatattcacAAATGTAAATCATTAATTATAATCgcattatatataaatgtgtgtacttataaaataatcattactagtttaaatatatatggaaaaaaaaagatatatataatattaataaataataataatttggggtttttattatattataaatatattgatatgtctcacaaaaaaaaaatatatatatatatatatatgtaatatatataaatatatatgtatatgttgAATATATGaactttattattttttttttttaaggaCTTTTGAAAAGTATATTAcactatttatattatattaaacGTACAacttataaataatataataataataataaatatataaaatattaatataatctaaatatatattatatccatatatatatatatattaatatattataaaactATAAGCATCTACTGTTTGTTTGGGATgtatattatgaaaaaataaaatatgtatatttatataatagCTTAGAACGTTCtttcaaataaatattcattcTAATTAAatctttataataatattatatatatatatatatatatatatatatatatatatatatatttatatataatattactaGGTATAcagtaaaaaaaaaacaaaaacaaatataatattattatacatatatatacatttttctttatataacataaaaaattataaccTCTATTCATCCGTGATgaataatgaagaaatacatttttgtttaaatTTTGTTCCTATATTCTtcctttattatttaatatttttcaaaagataaaatttattagaattagattttctttttcattcttatctttttaatgcaatatataatcatatatttttaatattatttttacatgcatttaatatataatatcgGAATAATCGAATacgtaaaaaaaaaaaaaaaaaaaaaaaaaaattacatacaatactttattattatgtagtgtatatatattataataaatatattaatatatttatttaattgaAAAACGTGTAGAGGAACtgattaataaaaatataataagaaaaagtattaattatatattatatatatatatatataattattgatgttttaatttattataaaatcgtgaacatttatatttttatgttattgtgattatattaattttaagaatattcttaaaaaaaaaaatgggAATACAATAAtgagaaaataaaatataaatataatatatatatatatatatatatattatttttttttttttattgcAACAAAATGTTTGTGTTATAACAAatcatattaaaaataaaataaaaaaaatgagtGATTACGATTCTTTAACACAAAGTAAAGCATTTTCCATTGAGGAAATATACGGAAGCGATATAACAGATGaggaaaataaattaattattgAATTTATGCGGAATATGGTTAATGAAAGGAATGCCCTTCcaaataatgtaaatatagAGATAAATGtgttaaataataatgatagaAACAATAAAAGTTCGTGTAATAAAACACACAACTTACTGAACAttttgaataaatataccttaaaagaaaagttagatgaaaaatatttaaacaatgaaaataaaataactTGGAAAAGTAACATTgttgaatatataaatagattaagatattatattcataaaaagtataatcgaaatataattgatacatttaaatataattcatGTAATTGTTCTATATTGTCTTCCTTACAAAAAGATAATGAtttaatacaaatattttcttcacACGTTTTTTGtgtacatttatatatttatggtattaattataagcaaatcatatattatattgatataaTAGCTAACCacttaaataataataataacgaagcaaattttattttttttttatggtTAATATATCTACTAATATTATTGGATTCATTACAGGCACTTGATTCCAATGTTTCTTCAAActtacaaataataaaacgTTTTTGTATAAACAAAATTGAAAACCCCGATCCAAATTATGTTGAATCGAAGCaagatatttttttaagtttCCTAGAAAACTTTTATTGTACCtctaaaaatatgaataattatattcCTTCATATTACAcaatagatatattttatgttatatatataattattactgatatatttaatcaaaaatgaaaaaaaaaaaaaaaaaaaaaggggaactatatataaaaaaaaaatatgacttattttgtattttttgTATGATGTTAATTTGATTATTAGTATTACTCTTCCTATTGGATacacatttattatattttaataatttgatatatgtacatttaCGATGTTATTTCTATGTAAATATTGTAGCTTATAAATTattgtaaataaatatgttatatatatatatatatatatatatatttatttatttaaatattaccatatttttgttatatatgaTAAGGTTTTATAAGAGAAACATGTATGATGGCGACATCATAcactttttattatactataacaaaaaaaaaaaaaaattgttatttttttgaattaatgaaataataaaataaaactaaatttgataaatgtttttttgtattaaaagtgaaacaaattataataaaaatacaaagaaaagaagaagaaaaataaataaataaatgaataaacaaatgaacaaaaacatatatttaataataattatacagaaaaatttataaagacattttacaattatatgtgtaaatataattttataaaccATTATgttaagaaaaaaaaaaaaaaaaaaaaaagacaaaagtcttttatttccattatatatatatatatatatatatatattaaaagtgCAAATGTTAAATtgtgatatattaaataaagatacaaaagaagaaaaaaggaaaggaacattaaataaataagattattttgtttctcaattatataaaatgacATACATCCCTCctttttgtatatatatttacgTATAAGGTAGacaaaatatgaatattagGAAAAAACATGGATCATCTCTATGAAaatgatttttattttttttaaaaaaaaaaaaaataatttataaattaataaaattacatatatatatatatatatatatatatatatatatatagtatcTTATTTGAgcataattatatttcacatataaaattgctctatttaataatattattatataagaataaaaaattttttttttcacaaTATGTTTTATCTTAAAGCATTTTTGTCCTTTGGCTGTTTGAATTCCTTTTCCAAGGAcatgatattttttaatttcattttaaggaaatggaaaaatcaaaggataaaaaaaaaaaaggaatgaagtataataaatgtaattattatatatatgtatatgtgtaattatatatatatatatatatgtataaaatttatataattcttcCTTTTCACTTTCTTTTAAAGacatacaaaaatattatacatagatattaaattatatataaattcaatgatatataatactttaaaaaaaaaaaaaaaaacacaaaaaaaaaaacaaaaacaaaaacaaaaacaaaattatgaacgttcataaaataaattaaaataaaatagctatttttattataaataaaatatagcTTTTTTGCTTTGTTATATTTtggaaaattataaaaatatatatatatatatatatatatatatatatattattattattattattattattatatattatatttatcatttgtattttattaaatataagCAGAAGAAccaaatataaatattgtttGTACAGCTTTATCTTGTTCATCACATGAATATCTTTTATCATCAAATCTATCATATTCTCCATGCTCATTTTTTTGACATTTCCATTTGTTGTACTTAATTTTcctttatttatttatttatttatttttattttatttcatttcatttttgtgttgtatttaaaatatttctttttttgttaaaaaaaaaaatttattaatacaataaaaaatatattcattatacACTCTGTGCAACATCTTAATTAtgttataaattaattttctttttttctaaatttatatttttttaaaataatatgaagaTGGCAGTACTCTAGTCAATTTTTACGTACACTATTATgaatcatatattttaacagtataaaatataaatatccatatatatataatatatatattttttttttatgagtaaatataatatatagaaatatgGATATAATATTGAGATAATGGaacattttgttttatgCATGCTCAATTAtgtttaaaattaattattattcttttttctttatttccctcaaaaataaaaaaaagaaaaggaaaacgaaaagaaaaagaagaaaacgatctctataatatttaatgaataattatataattaaatatatataaataaatatattatatatatatatatatatattactatttatgtatatttaaaatataataagcaattattttacttcttcgtttttttttttttttttttttttttttgaaatgATATTTTGTTAGCTATacattgttattatattattcgtgaaaaaaataaataaatattttgagTTTTATTATGAgacaaattatatatggTATGAATTGAATATTAAACAAGAATATTTGAcagaataaaaaataatatatatatatatatatatatatttaatgtatttttgtatataaccacattttataaaaatgaaatattaaaaaaaaaatatataatcaatatatatatatttaaatatcaatttctttttttaatttaataaaattaaatattcatGTTTATGACtttgattatatatatatatatatatatatatatatagatataaatgATGTGTGATTTTTTTTCCCACTCTCTccttcatttttattataaaattatatagtgtttatatatatatatatatatttataggTATGTATTATGAAGGATAAATATTGCTGCAAAGAGTAAAAAGAAGTAtgtacaaaaatataataaaatataacataatataatgtaatatacatatatatttatatttatttgtatatccagattttttttttttttgtataaatatttatttttcttcagttgtgtttatttttggtattatataatttctgTATGTTATGTGTTAAACAAATAagatttaaaaagaaagagaaaaaaaaaaaaaaaaatatattaatataataatatatattatattataatattatattatattatattatattatattatattatattatattatattatattatattatattatattatatta of the Plasmodium reichenowi strain SY57 chromosome 11, whole genome shotgun sequence genome contains:
- a CDS encoding hypothetical protein (conserved Plasmodium protein, unknown function), with the translated sequence MSDYDSLTQSKAFSIEEIYGSDITDEENKLIIEFMRNMVNERNALPNNVNIEINVLNNNDRNNKSSCNKTHNLLNILNKYTLKEKLDEKYLNNENKITWKSNIVEYINRLRYYIHKKYNRNIIDTFKYNSCNCSILSSLQKDNDLIQIFSSHVFCVHLYIYGINYKQIIYYIDIIANHLNNNNNEANFIFFLWLIYLLILLDSLQALDSNVSSNLQIIKRFCINKIENPDPNYVESKQDIFLSFLENFYCTSKNMNNYIPSYYTIDIFYVIYIIITDIFNQK
- a CDS encoding hypothetical protein (conserved Plasmodium protein, unknown function), whose amino-acid sequence is MSNKIRHYMNYNIKEKDSNKWNFYINLRDVTDLNELDDLLNEGTKCYDRYNNEHKINNINKKSLLGEIIKAYIFCKSVKIKETCNLCLMSWISTRQCWYDCDELLLNKYFDGLLEPLVFTFKILREKVIYHFYQIPKNLYMVFINKFKKYLKIYKDKEIILSIITSTLDILYSKVFYFKV